CTGAAGTAACGCTCAAGTATTTGGAAATAATTGAGCGGGGCGAATTTGTTCCCGATGAGGTGGTTGTTCAGCTTATCGAGAAGAAATTGGCAAAGACAAAAAACGCTAAGGGCTTTTTGTTTAAAGGGTTTCCTCGAAACTTAGTTCAATCCTACATTTTAGATGGATTGCTTAAAAAGCATGGTTCTTCAGTATCTCAATGCATTGAACTGGATGTTCCGGTTCTCGAGGTTATTCGCCGAATTGACGAGCGAAGCCATTCCACAGCCGATGTGTCCTATTACACTACCACTTCAAAAATTGTGAAGCGGTTGCAAATATATGAGAACAAAACAATTCCAGTTATCGAAAAGTATAATCAACTCCATGAAGTCATTAAAGTGAATGGTGTTGGAACTTTAGAGGAGGTTTTTCAGCGTCTCTCGTTTGAAATCCAGAATGGAATTAAGAATATGCGATAGGCTTTTAAATACGCTTATTCGAAATGGTGGAATAAATAGATTTTTCTATCATCCTCTGATTTCAATGTTTGTATTGGATGAATAGGTTTGTGCTAATGAAAAATAGTTATCTTTGAATCTTAAGTTGTGTTTTACACCATCTTACTAGGATCGCTTAAGCCAGAGCAATCTTAATGTGTTTTAAATTTGCCGCAAGTATTTTTAAAATAATTGAGTCTACCTTTTGGTAAAAAGATGTGTGCATATGCGAGTACAGATTATTTTCATCTTTGTTTTTTTTATTTTAGCAGATAGTGTTTGGGCCCAAGTTGGTGCCATGCCGGAGGATAAGCGCAAAGCCGCCGTTGAACTTGTTTCTAAAGCTGAGGCTTTCAAAAATAGCGGCGATCTTAATCAAGCCGTAATGTTATACAATCAGGCGGCAAATACCTATCTTAACTATGGCCTCCAACAGCAAGCTATTGATCTATTTGAGTTAGCACTGAAATACAACCAACAGAGAGGGAATACTACGGGTGTAATTGTTTTGCTGAATCAATTGGGTATGTTGGCCTACGATCAGAATAGACCTGCCGATGCTGCTGTATACTTTTCAAAAGGAATCGATCTTGCTCGAAACACTACCCGGAAAGCAGAGGTGGTAGGCATGATGGTCAGTCTAGCGAACGTTCATCTCGATCTCAATAAGAATAATGAGGCGTTAAATTCCATTTCCGAAGCTACCACCATTGCTTCTTCCCTATACGATTTACGTCTTCTTCGTTCTTGTTACTCGGTATATAGTAAAGTTTACGACAAACTCGATAACAGGAAAAAATCGACTGAGTATTTCGAACTCTACTCGGCAATTACAAAAAAAATCCAGAAAGATGAAGTTGGACAAAAGGAACAAGAGGCAACCAAAAAGGTAGTATTGGCTAACTTGCAGGTTCAACAAGTGGTTGCAGAAAAAAAACTCACCGAAAAAGAGTTACTCGCGAACCAGAAGAGTCTCGAAAAGGCACAAGAGATTTCGAAGGAGATGCAACTTCAGATAGAGTTGCTCAATAAGGATAGGTTGCTTAAGGAATCAATTATTGCACAGCAGTTGCTGATGCGTCGAGTATACTTGGCTATTATTTTTGCCAGTTTGCTATTCACTGCGCTTATCTACTATTTTTACCGCGAAAAGAAGAAAGCCAACAAACTTTTGAAACAGCGAAATGAGGAGATTTTGCTGCAAAAGGGAGAGATAGAGCAGCAAGCTAAAGAGTTAGTCGTTATTAATGATCAAAAAACGAAGTTGTTTTCTATTATTGCCCACGACTTGCGAAGCCCGCTTAGTTCGCTCATTACTCTAATGAATGTCGCTAATGCTGGCATTATCTCCGATGAAGACTTTAAACATGCCATTAACGACCTAAGTGTGAATGTTACTCACACCGCTTCATTGCTCGAGAATCTGCTGAATTGGGCTCGGTGCCAAATGCAGCGGATAAACGTTAAGATGGTTGTGTTTGAGCTGTTCGAGATTGTCGATGACAAGGTAGCCTTGGTCATAGAACCTGCAAAAAACAAGGGAATTACAGTTGTAAATGAAGTCAATGCTAATGTAGAAGTCTATGCCGATACGGATATGATTTCGCTGGTTGTTCGTAACTTGGTGTCGAATGCCGTGAAGTTTTGTAGATCTGGCGATCGAATTTCTATTTCAACCAGTCCTTTGTTCGATGAAATTATTGTGGCGGTGAAGGATACGGGTGTTGGAATTGCACCCGAGGATATTGATAAAATATTCGGCGATCAAATATATACCACAAGAGGAACTTCCAACGAAATGGGTACCGGCTTAGGATTGGTTCTTTCCAAGGAGTTTGTCGAACTGAATGGTGGAAGAATATGGGTCGAAAGCGAATTGGATAAAGGAACAACCTTCTTCTTTACCCTAAAAGCAAAGCCTGAAAATGCCGATGGCAAATCGAATGCAGAGTCGATAGTTGGACAAGAACCTTCCTTGTCGTAAGGATTTGGCCTAAGGTCTTAGATCGATTGCTCTAAGAAGATTGATTAGTCTCGCAAATGCGCATGAGTTATTTCGAGATTTACCTTGGTGATTTACTAGGCAACTTGTACCTTTCCGCCGATAGATTACCCTGCAATATGGACTTACCATAAAAATCAAGTTTCCGTGGTGTCGTGTCCTAAACCTTACTTAAAAACAGCACCCATTTTCGATCAGGAATAGAGCTGGCTCTGCGTGCAGTTTTTTACAGTTGACATTTTGCTCCACATAACTCGTTCTCGCACGCTTGCAATAGAGAGGCAATGGTTAGTATATGGAGATGGATACTTCATCGTAGCAAAATTCTTTCTTATCACTATTCCAAAGAAAAACAGTGTAACGGTTTGGTTTTCCTGTGTTGGTATAATGTATGGCTGGTAAAATATAGGAGATCGATCTCCATTTTCCTGCATCTTGTTCATTTAACTCGATGGAGAATGCATATTGGCTTACCGATTTATTGCCTACTTCGTAATTGGCAATAAACAATATCTTACCCTCTTTTTCATTGGAGAAGAAGTTGGCTTTAAAAACCGGATAAATCGATTGCAACGACTTAAGTGTTGAGTCGGTTAGGGTAAAGTTTAAACTCCATTCGTTATTTTGGGCGGTATAGCCCACATTGTTTGCTGTGTCTAATGGATTGCTTTTCGATACTAAATTACCCCAATAGCTTTCGGGTAGGTCGTCAAAGTTTATAGTGCTGTGCAGTTTTGGTACTCGTTTGGTTAATCCAAGCAAATCCCATGGCTGCTGCTTTTTTGTTGGCACTGTCTTCCTAAGGACAGTTAGGTGATCGTTTCCTCCAACTCTCACTGTTTGTTCCAATAGTTCAGGGTAGGTCTGTAGCAATTCAGGATATAGCATACAGTTCTGAACCACAATGTAGTCGTATTTCCAATTTATTGCATTTTGAATTTCTTCTCGATTGGAACCTAATATGGCGAACCCTTTCCGCCGCATGTGGACAAAGGCATTGTTTGGGGTTTGTGATTCCAAAACCAGAATGATTGCCTCTTTTGAAATGTTTAAGCTATCGAGCAACTGCTTTGAATCGGCGAAATCTTGGACTAAAACTTCTGTTTTATCCCAAATGGCGGTTTGCTGTCTGCTTTTAACACGCTTATGGGCATCGCGCTGAAATAATCCAATAAATATGCATACTACTACTATGCTTATTGTTTTTTGGATCTTCGACTTAATTCGAAATTGCCCCGATAGGTATCCTACGAGAAGGATAATTGGGAGGAAAAAAGAATCCAGAAAGTAGTAGTCGTGGTATTGAAATTGCTTAGCCATGAGCAATGAATAGAGGATGGAACCAACGCTTGCAATTAAAATCTGAAATCCAAATTTATTCCTCAAGGAATCTTTCTCGCGTCCCTTGACTATAACCATGATGACACTTGCTAGGGTCAACCCTAGTAAAAACAGGTAGTGGTAACTTGTAAAGAAGTGGTTGCCCCATCTATTGATAACCTCGGAAAGGAGCAATTTAAATTGTGCAAATGATTCGGTATATGATAGGAGATTTAAGAAGATAGAACCGTTTAGGCTTCGGAGGTGCTGGTTGTAAAGAAAGTATCCAAAGATTAAGAGTATGGAAGTAAGGAATCCAATGCATTTTCGTATGTCGATCTTTCTTCTTAGAATAAAATAGAAGCTCTCTTGGCATATTACGGCAAAGAGAAAGATAGCAAAAGGCGTTCGAGCTAGTGTTGCAAGCGTGAAGAAAACTAATGCTAACAGAAAGTGGCGGTTTTTGGCTCCCTTAAGATGAATTACGTAGAAGTAGTAACCAATTATGGCATTGGCCAACGACGGTATGGTAGGGAGGAACGTCGCTTGGTAATATAGAAAAACTGGTGAAAGCATTGCAAATGCTACTGCCGCAAAGGGCGCAAGAAAATTTTTGGATATTTCACGAGTTAGTAGAAACAGGAAGATCAATCCTACAAGGCTGTATAGCAAAAGGTATATTCTCATCCAAAAGGGTGATGTGGATCCGGTTATTCCCATCAAAAGGGCTGGAATATAGGCATGGATTGGGAAATCGGCACTGGTGACTCCTGTAGGATATGGGTGGGCGAAATTGTTTGGAAACTGCTTGTTGAGGTTGTAGGTTTGGGGATGGAAGAAATCGTAACCGTTTTCGGTAAAACCAAGTGCAAGCGCGTATTGATCGGCCTGAGCCCATGCATGAATATAGGACGGATACGTTTTTATTTCATTTCGGTGGTAATGAAAGGAGATGGTGATAAGAAATACTGAGAGAATGGTAATCGAGAGCCATTTGAACTTTTTTGTTCCAGTTGCTGAATCCATAGCCATGTGTCAAAATGAACTCAAAACTAGTAAAATTTAGCCGAGCATTTTCCTTCTTTTTTTGCAAAACTGTATTTACTATGAAAAAGGAAAGAGTCTCATATCCATTGAGACTCTTTCCTTTTTTGACTGTCTACTTGCTGTATTGATCGATTACTTGCTGAATACTTCGCTGGCATACCTTGCAGAACACCTGATGCCTAGTATACATTATGCAATCAATTTGAGAGCGATATAGACCTTTGGGGGTATATCCGGCACCTTCGAAAGCACCAACAACATCACGGTATTTTTCTTTCGAAAAGAGTTCATCCTCCTGATTCATTTGGCGGATAAACAGATTTTCCATTATGTTTTCGGGAACTTTAGCGTTACGTAAACTATCGCGCACTTTCTGAATTCCATATCCGAATTTATCAAACTCCTCTTTATTCCACGGAGTTGGGATGGGGGTCGTCGCGGAAACTAATTCTTTCCATTTCAGATTTGGCTTGTCAAGTAGCGCCGTAATATTTGGTTCCCATGGTTCCACGGATATGTTTGGAGCCTCATACGAAACACTGCTTGTATAGTATTCGTCGGCTAAGGCGGCCATGTGATGTCCCATTTCATGGATCATAATGTATTCCGAAAACTTATTATCGGCTGCTACGGTTGTGTATAGATTGTATATTCCACCTCCGCCGTAGTTCTTTTCGTTAATCAGAATAACCATGAATTCGTATGGAACAGCCGAAGCTACATCGCGGATAGTTTTATTGTCGTAGCTGAGGGCATATCGTTCCGAATCGAACGTGCTGTAGCGAACCGATAGTGGGGATCGCTTATTTATTCCAAAGTGTGGACGGCTAACGCCACTTTCGTCGGCAGGGGTCTCCACCGCTCTAATATTAATGTCCTGAACTCTTGTTCTAAACGGTTCTGCATTCATTAGGGATGCGGAAAGTCGCTTTGCATCGGCTCGGAATTTTGCCATTTCGGCCTTTGAGTAGCCGTCGCCTAGGATAACGATATCGAGTTTATCGGCAGCAGGGCCATTCACTTGAATTGCATCAACAACTTCTGTTGCTTTTCGGTCGGCCGGATTCACAAGTCGCGACGAAGGATCAACGGTTGTTGTAAATATGGTTTCGAATTTGTTAAGGGTATTCCGTTTTTTAATTTTAACGATGATCGGGTTTAATGGCCATGGGAATCGTAAAGATTCGTGAAATGTTCCGTATTGTGATTCTGCTTCCGGTGTTGTTTGCCATTCACCAAAAATGCTTGCATATCCGCGGGAGTAGAGTAGGGCTTTCGATGCAGCATCGATAACTTCGAATAGGTAAGGCCCAAGTTCCAACTTGTCAATCAGAATTTTGCTACTACCTGCCCAAGGCCCATCCGATAAGGCCTGATCGATGGCAAAACTCTCGGTTTTGGCGTTTCCTGTGTGGAAATAGTCCAGCCGCATGGTTTTAGGCGTAAAGAATGTTTCGAAGGAAACATCACCTTGGTTTACCACTGTAATAGAATCGACGAATTGGGCTGATTCTGTTACGGTTTTTGGTTTTGAATTGCAACTGAAAAGCAAGGTGCTTGCTGCGATTATCAATATTTTATACATAGGTTTGGGGGTTGATTTCGCGTACAAGGTAAAAAAGTTTCAGGTAGAATAATCTCTACTAAACTGTAATTTTTTAAATGCGAATGTTGCTTTCCCTCCGTATCTAGCGAAGTTATTATGCACCTGCTTTTATCGGATACATCTTTTTTTTATTGAAGAGTAGTTGTTTATGAGGATTTTTCGATGGCCACACTTGTAACTTACCCTTTTTCTCCCATTCGCTTGGCAATGATACTCGCGGCAATCAACTGAATTGCATGGTAGAACATTAACGGTAAAAGAATTATACCGGCTGCCGCTGAGTGAGGAAAAAGGACCTTGCTCATTACTGTTCCATGCACGAGCGATTTTTTCGATCCACAGAAAAGTGCAGTAATGCTATCCTCCCTCGAAAATCGAAGCAAACGGCTAATTACGGTGAGGGTGCCTGCCATCAGAAAGAATAGACAGGCCATTCCTATTCCAAGGAAGAATAATTCAAAAATGGTAAATCCGTTGAACATCTTTTCGGCAAAGGACTGGCAGAATGCGGTATAAACAATTAGCAGAATGGTGAGTTGGTCCGATTTTCGTAGCGTTTTTTTGTGCCTGTCAGCAAAGGCGCCTAACTTGGGATGCAGGAGAATACCAAGTGCTACTGGCACAATTACCTGAAGTATCAATTTAAAGATAATAACCGAAAGATCAAGATCCCCATTGCTTGTGTTGATAAATACTCCCATCCAAATAGGGGTGATAAATACCCCCAGTAGGGCCGAAATACTTGCGTTGAATATCGCTCCAGGGATATTTCCCTTGGCTAACGAAACCATTACCACGGAAGACGATACCGTTGAAGGCAGAGCGGCGACAAAAAACACGCCAAGCCACAACATTTCTCGACCCGTAACGGGTATAATTGTCCCAAGTAGCAGAATTAGGAGTGGAAAGAGAATGAAGGTAGTTATCTGGACAACCAAGTGAAGCCTCCAATTTCCAAGCCCTTCCCTAATCTTTTCCGGGCTTAATCGGAGACCATAGAAGAAAAATATTAGGGATACTCCATAGTTGGCGATTTCCTTTAATGAAAATATACCTTGCTTAATTCCGGGCGTTGGCCAAATATAGGCCAGCAGAATCATTCCTAGGAGAGTAATAATAAACCCATCAAGGCCTATTTTTGTGCCAACCTTCTGTAGCCGGTTCCTATATGCATCGACCATACTTGTATCGAAATGGTATCAGTTTCGAGGGGCAAATGTAGTGTTTGAATTACAAACCTACGAGTATATCTTTTGTAAAGCAGATAAATTGTTAGTTGTGAAGTGCTATCGGTAAAGGATGAACATAAAGAAAGCGGTCATTGACCGCTTTCTTATAAACACGCCCATCGAGGATTATTTTCTTCCATCTTCTACAACGAAGTATTCTAGCGAACCAACATAGGTTCCCGTTATACTCTCATCTTTATAATTTTTTCCGTTGAGCGTAATTGTATACTCAGAATTTGATTTGGCTACAGTTATGGTGCCGCTCACAATTGAAACCTTAGTGGCATCATAATCTGCAAAATCAACATTGAGGTAGAGGTCTGCTTCGATGACTGTACCAGCAATGGTTTCATGGTTTATTGTGTATGCTCCTGGGGTAATCTCTTTGGAAGAGGTTGATAGAAAGTCAACTGCAATATAACTTCCGGTTCCCGTTGGAATTATTCCGTCATAGTTCAGTCCTTCTGTGTGTAAGGTCAGCGATAAATTGTAAGGGGTCGAAGACGGGGTGGTTGGATAGTAATCAATAAAGCCGCGGGGCATTGAATAGGTCACACCCTTATAGGTAATAGTACCAACTCCCGGTGCCTTGTCGTCGTCGTCTTTGCTGCATCCCGAAAAAATAATAGCAATTGAAAATAGAACGAAAAAAACTCTTTTCATGATAAAATGAATTAGTGGTTAGGTTTGGTTATTCTTTACAAAAATAGGTAAATTGTTTCGTAATTCGAACATGTATGGTATGTATTGGACATTACCTAGTATTTGATCTGGAATTTGTTAAACTTATTTTCGTTTTTAAAGTCTAAAATTTCATAAATCTAACTGTAATAACCAAGTATGAAAAAACAATTGTTATCTGCTTTAGCCATATTAATTGGTTTAAGCACTCAAGGACAGGAGGAGGGACGACTCTTGCGATTCCCCTCTGTGGGTGAGAACCAAATTGTGTTCACCTATGCCGGCGATCTGTTCACCGTTCCGTTGAACGGTGGGGTAGCCCGAAAGTTAACCTCTCATAATGGTTTTGAATCGTTCAGTCGATTCTCCCCCGATGGCAAAACAATTGCTTTCACAGGTCAGTATGATGGAAACACCGAGGTGTTTACAATTCCATCCACTGGAGGTGTTCCCAAGCGTTTAACCTATACTGCTACCCTTGGTCGTGACGATGTGTCGGATAGAATGGGACCAAACAATGTGGTGATGACGTGGACTCCGGACGGTAAGAGTGTTGTTTATCGTTCGCGTAAGCAAACGTTTAACGATTTTAAGGGACAACTCTTTAATGTTTCTGTGAATGGTGGTCTTTCGGAAGAGTTGCCACTTCCTGAGGGCGGTTTTTGCTCCTACTCTGCCGATGGAAAACAGCTGGCATTTAATAAGGTTTTCCGTGAATTCCGCACTTGGAAATACTACAAAGGTGGTATGGCTGACGATATCTGGATTTATGATTTTGCATCCAAAAAAACGGAAAATATTACCGATAATGTGGCTCAAGACCTCTTCCCAATGTGGATAGGAGAGGAGATTTTCTTTCTTAGCGATCGTGATCGTATCATGAATATATTCTGCTACAACCTCTCTACGAAGCAAACCACAAAGGTTACCAACTTTACGGAATATGATGTTAAGTTCCCCTCTTTCTCAAAGGCTAACATTGTTTTTGAGAATGGTGGTTTTATTTACAAGTTTGATGTAAAATCAAAAATTGCTGCAAAGGTTAATATTTTAATGGCTGATGATGCCGTTAATGGTAGGCCGGAGCAGGTCGATGCATCCAAGCGTATTTTCTCGGTTGATGTTTCACCAAATGGGGAACGTGTGCTATTCAGCGCAAGAGGTGATGTCTTTTCAGTCCCTGCAACCGAAGGCATTACCAGAAACCTTACCGCTACCTCCAATGCTCACGAGCGCCGCGGATCATGGTCACCTGATGGTCGATGGATCGCATACCTTTCCGATGCTTCCTGCGAGTATGAAATATGGTTACAACCTACCGATGGTCATTCAGCACCTTATCAACTTACTACCGGCGGCGACACTTACAAATTTGGATTTGAGTGGAGCCCTAATAGCAAGAAGATACTATGGAATGATCAAAAGGGGCAACTCCAGCTTATCGATATCGAATCGCGATTGGTAACGTTAGTTCGAAAAACTGAATTTGGCCGATTGGGTGATTATTCATGGAGTCCCGATTCACGCTGGATTGCTCTTGCCGATGGTGAGGCAAACGATATGAATCGAATTTTTGTCTACAACGTCGAATCGAAAGAAATCACTGCAATTACCGACAGTTGGTATACTTCCTATAGTCCCACATTTTCGAGTGATGGAAAATACCTTCTATTTATTTCCGATCGGGATTTTAATCCAACTTATAGCGATACCGAGTGGAACCATATCTACCAGAAGATGAGTAGGGTTTACCTTGTTCTTCTCTCCAAAGATACTAAATCGCCGTTTGCTCCCGAAAACAGTGAAGTAAAGCCTGATTCTGCTCCAACTGCCGAGGCATCTAAGACACAAACCAAGAATAAGAAAACTGGGGATAAGGAGAGTTCATCGGACGCCCAAAATGCAGCAGAATTGGTGAAAATCGATTTTTCTGGTATCGCTTCCCGCATTCTTCAACTTCCCATTGAACCATCTAACTATTATGGCATTAGTAGTGTTGATGGTAAAGTTTACTATAATACTTACGAGGATGACAAGGGTGTTCTTAAATTTTTCGATTTAAAAAAGAAGAAGGAAACCACCCTAGGAGAATATCGCTACCAAATATCCGCCAATAATAAAAAAATGCTCGTTATAAAGGGCAATACCTATGCTGTAATTGACCTTCCTTCATTGCCCATATCTATTGATAAGACAGTTGATTTGTCGGGTATGAAAATGGTAGTGGACTACCATCAGGAATGGACGCAAATATTTGATGAGAGTTGGAGGCAAATGCGCGACTTCTTCTACGTTAAAAATATGCATGGGGTGGACTGGAAGCATATGCACGACAAATATGCGGTATTACTTCCTTACGTAAATCAAAGGGCCGATCTTACCTATGTTATTGGAGAAATGATTGGTGAATTAAGCATTGGGCATGCCTATACCAACAGTGGTGATATGGTTAAGCCAACAAG
The genomic region above belongs to Williamwhitmania taraxaci and contains:
- a CDS encoding bile acid:sodium symporter family protein; amino-acid sequence: MVDAYRNRLQKVGTKIGLDGFIITLLGMILLAYIWPTPGIKQGIFSLKEIANYGVSLIFFFYGLRLSPEKIREGLGNWRLHLVVQITTFILFPLLILLLGTIIPVTGREMLWLGVFFVAALPSTVSSSVVMVSLAKGNIPGAIFNASISALLGVFITPIWMGVFINTSNGDLDLSVIIFKLILQVIVPVALGILLHPKLGAFADRHKKTLRKSDQLTILLIVYTAFCQSFAEKMFNGFTIFELFFLGIGMACLFFLMAGTLTVISRLLRFSREDSITALFCGSKKSLVHGTVMSKVLFPHSAAAGIILLPLMFYHAIQLIAASIIAKRMGEKG
- a CDS encoding M64 family metallopeptidase, producing the protein MYKILIIAASTLLFSCNSKPKTVTESAQFVDSITVVNQGDVSFETFFTPKTMRLDYFHTGNAKTESFAIDQALSDGPWAGSSKILIDKLELGPYLFEVIDAASKALLYSRGYASIFGEWQTTPEAESQYGTFHESLRFPWPLNPIIVKIKKRNTLNKFETIFTTTVDPSSRLVNPADRKATEVVDAIQVNGPAADKLDIVILGDGYSKAEMAKFRADAKRLSASLMNAEPFRTRVQDINIRAVETPADESGVSRPHFGINKRSPLSVRYSTFDSERYALSYDNKTIRDVASAVPYEFMVILINEKNYGGGGIYNLYTTVAADNKFSEYIMIHEMGHHMAALADEYYTSSVSYEAPNISVEPWEPNITALLDKPNLKWKELVSATTPIPTPWNKEEFDKFGYGIQKVRDSLRNAKVPENIMENLFIRQMNQEDELFSKEKYRDVVGAFEGAGYTPKGLYRSQIDCIMYTRHQVFCKVCQRSIQQVIDQYSK
- a CDS encoding glycosyltransferase family 39 protein, which produces MDSATGTKKFKWLSITILSVFLITISFHYHRNEIKTYPSYIHAWAQADQYALALGFTENGYDFFHPQTYNLNKQFPNNFAHPYPTGVTSADFPIHAYIPALLMGITGSTSPFWMRIYLLLYSLVGLIFLFLLTREISKNFLAPFAAVAFAMLSPVFLYYQATFLPTIPSLANAIIGYYFYVIHLKGAKNRHFLLALVFFTLATLARTPFAIFLFAVICQESFYFILRRKIDIRKCIGFLTSILLIFGYFLYNQHLRSLNGSIFLNLLSYTESFAQFKLLLSEVINRWGNHFFTSYHYLFLLGLTLASVIMVIVKGREKDSLRNKFGFQILIASVGSILYSLLMAKQFQYHDYYFLDSFFLPIILLVGYLSGQFRIKSKIQKTISIVVVCIFIGLFQRDAHKRVKSRQQTAIWDKTEVLVQDFADSKQLLDSLNISKEAIILVLESQTPNNAFVHMRRKGFAILGSNREEIQNAINWKYDYIVVQNCMLYPELLQTYPELLEQTVRVGGNDHLTVLRKTVPTKKQQPWDLLGLTKRVPKLHSTINFDDLPESYWGNLVSKSNPLDTANNVGYTAQNNEWSLNFTLTDSTLKSLQSIYPVFKANFFSNEKEGKILFIANYEVGNKSVSQYAFSIELNEQDAGKWRSISYILPAIHYTNTGKPNRYTVFLWNSDKKEFCYDEVSISIY
- a CDS encoding tetratricopeptide repeat-containing sensor histidine kinase, whose translation is MRVQIIFIFVFFILADSVWAQVGAMPEDKRKAAVELVSKAEAFKNSGDLNQAVMLYNQAANTYLNYGLQQQAIDLFELALKYNQQRGNTTGVIVLLNQLGMLAYDQNRPADAAVYFSKGIDLARNTTRKAEVVGMMVSLANVHLDLNKNNEALNSISEATTIASSLYDLRLLRSCYSVYSKVYDKLDNRKKSTEYFELYSAITKKIQKDEVGQKEQEATKKVVLANLQVQQVVAEKKLTEKELLANQKSLEKAQEISKEMQLQIELLNKDRLLKESIIAQQLLMRRVYLAIIFASLLFTALIYYFYREKKKANKLLKQRNEEILLQKGEIEQQAKELVVINDQKTKLFSIIAHDLRSPLSSLITLMNVANAGIISDEDFKHAINDLSVNVTHTASLLENLLNWARCQMQRINVKMVVFELFEIVDDKVALVIEPAKNKGITVVNEVNANVEVYADTDMISLVVRNLVSNAVKFCRSGDRISISTSPLFDEIIVAVKDTGVGIAPEDIDKIFGDQIYTTRGTSNEMGTGLGLVLSKEFVELNGGRIWVESELDKGTTFFFTLKAKPENADGKSNAESIVGQEPSLS
- a CDS encoding S41 family peptidase, with protein sequence MKKQLLSALAILIGLSTQGQEEGRLLRFPSVGENQIVFTYAGDLFTVPLNGGVARKLTSHNGFESFSRFSPDGKTIAFTGQYDGNTEVFTIPSTGGVPKRLTYTATLGRDDVSDRMGPNNVVMTWTPDGKSVVYRSRKQTFNDFKGQLFNVSVNGGLSEELPLPEGGFCSYSADGKQLAFNKVFREFRTWKYYKGGMADDIWIYDFASKKTENITDNVAQDLFPMWIGEEIFFLSDRDRIMNIFCYNLSTKQTTKVTNFTEYDVKFPSFSKANIVFENGGFIYKFDVKSKIAAKVNILMADDAVNGRPEQVDASKRIFSVDVSPNGERVLFSARGDVFSVPATEGITRNLTATSNAHERRGSWSPDGRWIAYLSDASCEYEIWLQPTDGHSAPYQLTTGGDTYKFGFEWSPNSKKILWNDQKGQLQLIDIESRLVTLVRKTEFGRLGDYSWSPDSRWIALADGEANDMNRIFVYNVESKEITAITDSWYTSYSPTFSSDGKYLLFISDRDFNPTYSDTEWNHIYQKMSRVYLVLLSKDTKSPFAPENSEVKPDSAPTAEASKTQTKNKKTGDKESSSDAQNAAELVKIDFSGIASRILQLPIEPSNYYGISSVDGKVYYNTYEDDKGVLKFFDLKKKKETTLGEYRYQISANNKKMLVIKGNTYAVIDLPSLPISIDKTVDLSGMKMVVDYHQEWTQIFDESWRQMRDFFYVKNMHGVDWKHMHDKYAVLLPYVNQRADLTYVIGEMIGELSIGHAYTNSGDMVKPTRINTGLLGAKLSRDASGFFRIDQILEGATWSESLRSPLMEPGVNVATGNFIVAVNGTPTNSVQDIYSLLVGLANKQVEVSVNSKPMLEGARKVIVVPIDNESDLYYYRWVQDNIRKVDKATNGQVGYIHIPDMGVAGLNEFIKYFYPQLNKKALIIDDRGNGGGNVSPMILERLSRVPYRYTVRRNSTQVNPVPDKTLVGPKIALIDKYSASDGDLFPYGFRQLGLGKLVGQRSWGGVVGISGSLPFVDGADLRVPQFTSISADKGQYIIEGHGVDPDVEIVNDPAQEYAGNDQQLNKAIELILKEIESRLDVPAVPSDPDKSK